CCAAACTGGTTTTGGAATAAATTTTATGTTGTTAATCTTACCTTTTTAGGTACTAAGAAATGGTTGGAATGGAGGAAAGAGATTGAACTTCTTTCTGATGTAGCATACTTCAGCCTCACCACTTTGTCTGGTAGTGTTCATAAAGTTTAGCCATTTATTTGACATGGTTTGGGGGGAAGGTTGAGGGTATGTTTCTGGTGTCTGTGATTTATTTGTTGGTTGAGTTAATTACCTGCTTACAAATATGTAATGCTTCTGGGTTTCTGTCAGTATTGTAAATATAAAGGGGGGGTGGGTCCTAGAAGTTTGGTTATTTTTATAGATGCCTCTTTTTGTTAAATGTAAATACAGTGTTAAATATTTGGTTTAAGATATAGCATTTATGTAAAATCCATGTGAAACAGCCTATCGTTTACCATCTTGTTCCCACTAGCACTATTGGAAGAGTGCTTTCTGAAAACAGGGCCTGTACCATGAAGAATTATGCATTATGGTAGTAAGCTTGGTGTTTGAGTaattgcaggatcgggcccataaAAGATTTACAGTTTAAACATAATAATCACATCATTTGGAACTGAAATTTAAGCCACTTTTGGTGCTCCTAAACATGGCATCTTTTTAAACAGAGCATGTCAATAATGGAAATAAGAATGCCATCTTACCCATCTTCTGCTTTTGTCCATGTTATCTTTCAGGTTATCAAACTCTTGGTGAAGAATATGTTAATATTGTCCAAGTTGATTCTTCCAAGAAGAGAATCCCTTCTCTGCTTCGACGAGCCATTTTGATATCTCTTCATACTGTTTTGCCTTATTTGTTGGACAAAGGATTAATCCATCTGGAACATGAGTTGCAGACAGAAACTAGTGGATCTAGAACCTTGCAGAGCAATGGTCTATGCAGCAGGACTTTGGTACGAAGCTGGGTGCAGAAACAAGTTGGCAGGCTGACAGAACAGCAGAAGAAAACCCTTTTACAAACTGTGTATATCCTCAAGCAATGCATCCCCCTGCTCCGTAGGCTGCATCTGGCAGTGTTTTATATAAATGGCCTCTTCTATCACATCTCTAAAAGGATCACTGGAATATCTTATGTACGTTAAATAATTAATTGATTTGAAGACACTTTTCTTAACGTAACGTAGTATTTTGGCTTCAGCAACAGTATTGAATGTAAAAGGGATGTAGAATTTGGCCTGTGATGATCAGTAAATTGGTCAGTGCCTAATAGTTTGAGTTTTCAATAATTCATGAGAGAGGGTCATGTTTCCCCACCCCCTTGCTTTTATTGGTCACTGCTAACAAATCTAGATTAATTAGAGACCAGTTTGGGTCCGAATGTAATTCTAGAAAACAAGTGAATCTAGCCAAAACTATATTTGGGGCACATGCATTCACTGCTAGTATGTGTGGAAGCATCGGTAACTAACTGGTGTGACTCTTATATGGGAAGTCTGATACGTACGGTCTTAAGTTCTCATTTTTAACTGCCTTTTTCAAGCTAGTGGCTTAATGTAATGTAAAACAGCATTGTGTTTAGGAAGACGATTATGGGAGGAGGTGGTCAAAACTGAGGTACTAGCAGATCCATGGTGAGGCTCATTAATGAAAACATGACCTTTTGGATGGTAATTTAGTTTCTCTTTTCCTGTCTGAACTATGCAGCTTCGTGTTCCAGGATTGCCTGGAGATGACCAAAGCATTCGATCAAGTTACAAGCTTCTTGGGATAGTTTCACTGCTGCATCTTGTACTAACAGTCAGTGTTCAGATATACAGCTTCCAACAAAGGCAGAGGGCAAGGCAGGAGTGGAAACTACACCGCAACCTCTCATATCCAAAGTATGATGATCCTCACTTGCTGGTAAGGGGGTGGAAGCAAGAATAATTGTTGGGGAATTTTATCTGTAACTAATGGGAAATTCTGTGGTGGAGCTCCAATCACAGCTAAGCACCAAGGTAACAAATACTATAGGGTAGGTGGAAGGAATTCTTCAGATGCTATGTAGAGATCTGCTATACCGTTTCTATCCCTAATGAGAATGTGTTCAATTACAGTAGCCAGATaggacaccattgtgctaggtactgtgcaAACATATATGACGGATTGCCCCAGCTCCCAAAAAGTTTGTAATATTGTAACTTAATGTGAATAAAAAAGTTGTTGGTCTCAGCTCTCCTCCTACTGGCAAAATGTATCAggttatgtctatactgcattttaaaacctgTGGCAGAAAGGCTCAGAGCCCATGGCTACAGCCTGGCTCAAGCTACGGTGCTCTGCGGCCCCACCCCGTCAGCTTCAGAGCCCAAATtctagcccaagcctgaatgtctgcaCAGCTGTTCTTAGCCTGTAGAGTCAGGCTGAGATACTTACTGCTACAGGTTTTAAAACCCAGTGTAGATTTAACCACAggaccacccccacacacacaattggCTTTACTTGTCGGAAATCTCATCCGACACCAGGGATTAAATGGGTTATGACTGAACTATTCTCTCCTCTTACCAGAGGGGATCTTTTCAGGGCAGGATTGAGGCATACTTACAGCACAGGCAGCCGTGTATCAACACTTCCACCTCACTGGCCTTTCCACATGACCCTTAGTGTCAGGCCCTGGACTCATGTAGGGCAACCACTAGCAGCCTGTGTCATGTTGTCCCTCTTTCTCCACTCTCACTCACCTGTGCAGTGTCTGGGCTATTTTAGGTGCtgctgttactttttttttttttttccaatgtgtgaCTAAAAAGGGTGTTTTCAAAATTGCATCTGTCACTTTTCTCAAACTTCAATTTTAGCAGATAATTCCCTTTTTCATAGACTATTTAAGTTATCAAATAACTTCACAAGCGGATAAGAAAAATGTTGCCTTGACACTAGTGctcctgttccttgtccccttcACTAGAAGCATAGCATGAATTATGGTCCAGGTTGTCTTGGGCATCTCAGGCTGTGTTCCTCATACCTCATTCTATGTCAGTATCACTGACATTTCTGAAATGTTCTTAATGAGAGGCACGTGTATCACTCTTGAGCATAAGTGGATTTGTTTCTATACATTATATCAGTAAGGGTGTTTTACGTATTCTGTCTGTTCAACTAAAATGTAACTAAATTTATTATTCCATCAGAAATCAGACTGAGGAAAAATCTGTTGTATGCAGTTCCCGATGCACATTGTGCTTGGAAAAACGTAGGCATGCAACAGCCACTCCCTGTGGCCACCTGTTCTGTTGGGAATGCATCACAGAATGGTGTAACACCAAAGTAAGTGGGAAGAAGTTGGCTTTGAAAATGTGGAAGAACTATTGCATGATTCTTCTGGAATAATTTCCAGACTCAGTAGTAAACTAACCTTCCCTTGGTAGTTAAGAGACTCAAAATCCCTATCCACATTTTGGAGGGGCCTGTGCTTGCCAAGGTGACCAGTTGACTTGAGCTGTAAACAAATGTGAAAATGTTCTCTGCATTACAGTAATAAGGGAAACAGGACCTGAGTGGTGCTGTAAACAAATACACTCTGGCTACACAAACTCAGAAATGCTGTTGAACTTTATTGAAGTTGTGAACTTTGATAAATTATGGGATTAGTCATTATATACATCTGGAGATGTGGGTTCCAATCATTATATTATTTAAGTGAACCAAGAAAATAAACTCAGTATTCTCCTGGAGCCCAGTGAGCGTTTGTCGATATTAAACCACCACGTAAGTACAACCAGAAAAACCCAGGAGTGGTGTAGCGTACAGCTCCATCCTGGACTCAGCCTGTTAACTTCTTCATGGGCCACAAAATTTTGTTCTACCTCTCCTACTTTTAATGACATAAATGGTTGCATTTTGCTATGGATTAATTTTCTGTGCTGTGGCTTCTTTCAGGGATGGTGGTAAGCTTCTTCATGAAAAGCAAAGCTTCCAGTAAATGAATCATAGGGTGGTATTTACAAATTTAAAATGTCTTATTAAAACATTTGGAAAATAAACTTTGTTCTACAAGCGCTTCCAAGTTGATGAACGAGTCAATACACCAGTTAAGTCCATAGTAGCTTAAATGTGTTTTCTCATAGGGCTAGGGAAATACATTTATCCACAGGGCAGCTTGTCTCAGATTTTagggcatgtctgcactacaagagatacagtggcatagctgtacCAGTGTAGTATAAATGCTACACCAACAGAAGGGATTTTTCTATTGCTGCAcccttgagaggcagtagctaagttGATGACAGAACTCATCCATCAACTGAGCTGTCTACAGTGGCTCTTAAGTCAACCAGTGAAACTTCAGGTTTGAGCACTATAGAGAGCTAGGTTGACTTAAGTTTTagatgtagatcaggccttagtgtTAACTTCATAACACATGtctgctatctatctatcttctaTGGAGAAGGGTCCGACTCTCCTGATCTTGTGAGTTAAACGGTATCTTTCCCAGGCTCCAAGAATAGTTTATAAACTATTACATGCTAGCCGTAGTCTGTTTTTAACCCTTTTCCAAACTGGAAAAGCTATttggtgactgtgtgtgtgtttttgtatcCCACCATTGATGGATTTTGGCACATCACCCTGGCCCTTTGCTTTGTAAGGCTTTCGGGACAAGTGTTTGTGCGGAAATGAGTTTACAATAGGCCAATGCATGATCTAACCACACTACTTGGACATCAGAATTTACTACATGCTGACACTAAATTCAGAGGCTAGCCTGTGACCATTCAGAAAAGTGATATTCCTGAGTAGGGAACATTGTACATCATATTGGATGGGCCCTTTAGAAGAGCTATTAACCCAGATGTCATTTTCCTACCCAGTTATCCCTGTCTTATCAGAAGGGGAATACAATTATCTCCTACCCCTTATGTATGCACACTACAAGTAATGAGCTGCCAGAGCATCAGACCTGGTGGAAAATGCACTGCTGCAGCTAAGTTGATCATATAGGAACGtatgcctttcaggcccaggtatTTGACTGAGCACTTCTTCCTTGGATAATCTGGGGTTAAGAGTGATGATTGTGTAAGAAGTGCCTCTAAATGCTAGCACTTCTGACTCAAAAAGCCAAATTCAGCCCAGCTGTAAGCAGGTGCTATCCATAGATACCACAGGAGCTGTACCTGCTTACAGTAGATGAAAGTTTAACCCTCAGTGTGATCCAGTATGGTCTCATGAATCACATTTTGTGCATTCCTTTTCAAACCTTATTAGACCCTTCTATGATTGTGCAGCATATATGACTGAGCAACTCTTGCAAAACAGAAAAATGGTAACACATTTATATCCCCTCTCTTTTCCTGCAACTGAGTTAGCTTTTACTGTACATCCAACACTTCACTGCCTACAAGACTAAGCTCTCCTACTTGATGTTTGAGGCTAGTGAAATTCCTAGATGCCAAGTTCACACTCAATAGCCTACTGGCAATTTCAGTATCATACACCTAGAGTCCAAAATGGAGAGTGAAACCAAAACTTGTTCAGAGGACTTCTACTTTTGCACCTTCAATCAGCTGTAAATACAAAGATCTAGATATCCACATACCTGATGGTAAGTGGCACATTAGAGGCCCTTTTAAATCAACAGGCAAAGACATGCTTTCTACAAGGCATACTATAGACTAGCATTTTTCCCTAGACAGCTTAGTGAGTAGTATTTCACACTGAAATAGGTCTAACAAATGCCTCGTTAGGTTTGAAGTCCATGTTACAACCTACTTTGAATCAagtaaataaatgtaaagtatttCTGATCAAATTTGTATATTACCAAATTTTTGGAAGTTAAGTGATTCCAGACTACTCTAGACTTGGTCAACTTCTCATCCCCTCACCCTCTTGACATCTAACCAGGAAAGGGTAGAAGATAACTAAGCTTTTCTATC
Above is a genomic segment from Mauremys reevesii isolate NIE-2019 linkage group 21, ASM1616193v1, whole genome shotgun sequence containing:
- the PEX10 gene encoding peroxisome biogenesis factor 10 isoform X1 — protein: MLVAYVILVTVRTADGARERERFLPPPPLGMPLAPAGPAHLVRCGQKDELYRSGLRSGAGAALHGLAGTKKWLEWRKEIELLSDVAYFSLTTLSGYQTLGEEYVNIVQVDSSKKRIPSLLRRAILISLHTVLPYLLDKGLIHLEHELQTETSGSRTLQSNGLCSRTLVRSWVQKQVGRLTEQQKKTLLQTVYILKQCIPLLRRLHLAVFYINGLFYHISKRITGISYLRVPGLPGDDQSIRSSYKLLGIVSLLHLVLTVSVQIYSFQQRQRARQEWKLHRNLSYPKNQTEEKSVVCSSRCTLCLEKRRHATATPCGHLFCWECITEWCNTKAECPLCREKFHPQKLIYLRHYR
- the PEX10 gene encoding peroxisome biogenesis factor 10 isoform X2, with translation MLVAYVILVTVRTADGARERERFLPPPPLGMPLAPAGPAHLVRCGQKDELYRSGLRSGAGAALHGLAGTKKWLEWRKEIELLSDVAYFSLTTLSGYQTLGEEYVNIVQVDSSKKRIPSLLRRAILISLHTVLPYLLDKGLIHLEHELQTETSGSRTLQSNGLCSRTLVRSWVQKQVGRLTEQQKKTLLQTVYILKQCIPLLRRLHLAVFYINGLFYHISKRITGISYLRVPGLPGDDQSIRSSYKLLGIVSLLHLVLTVSVQIYSFQQRQRARQEWKLHRNLSYPKYDDPHLLKSD
- the PEX10 gene encoding peroxisome biogenesis factor 10 isoform X3; this encodes MLVAYVILVTVRTADGARERERFLPPPPLGMPLAPAGPAHLVRCGQKDELYRSGLRSGAGAALHGLAGTKKWLEWRKEIELLSDVAYFSLTTLSGYQTLGEEYVNIVQVDSSKKRIPSLLRRAILISLHTVLPYLLDKGLIHLEHELQTETSGSRTLQSNGLCSRTLLRVPGLPGDDQSIRSSYKLLGIVSLLHLVLTVSVQIYSFQQRQRARQEWKLHRNLSYPKNQTEEKSVVCSSRCTLCLEKRRHATATPCGHLFCWECITEWCNTKAECPLCREKFHPQKLIYLRHYR